Below is a genomic region from Salvelinus fontinalis isolate EN_2023a chromosome 2, ASM2944872v1, whole genome shotgun sequence.
cactgcatctcagtgcaagaggtgtcactacagaccctggttcaaatccaggctgtatgacatctggctgtgattgggagtcccattgggcagcacacaattggcccggtgtcgtctgggtttggccgagataggccgtcattgtagataagaatttattcttaactgacttgcctagttaaataaaggtaaaataaataaataaattgtacaatttaacaatactaacctaaatgactgagtgaagaaggaagcctgtacagaataaaaatattccaaaactggAGAAATGTGGTAAAGTACTGAACTTCATGtcttgaatacaaagcgttatgttcgggcaaatctaacacaacacatcactgagtaccactcttcctattttcaaccatggtggtggctgcatcatgttatgtgtatggttgtcatcggcaaagactagggagttttttggggataaaaagaaacggaatagagctaagcacaagcaaaatccaaaacctggttcagtttgcttttcAACATGTCTTGAGTCTGGGAgagaaattcacctttcagcaggacaataacctaaaacacaaggacaaatatacaatggagttgcttaccaagatgacatttaaTATttttgagtggcctagttacagttttgacttaaattggcttgaaaatctatggcaaaacttgaaaatggctgtctagcaatgatcaacaatccacttgacagagcttgaagaatttaaaaagaataatgtgaaAATATCGTACAATCCGGGTGTGCAAatctcttagacttacccagaataactcacagctgtaatctctgccaaaggatATTATAacgtgtattgactcaggggtgtgaaaacatatgtaaatgaaacatttatgtattttattttcaatacatttgctaaaaaaatgtaaaacatgtttcactttgtcattatggggtattgtgtgtagatgggggaaagaaaaaaatatttaatcaattctgaattcaggctgtaacacaacaaaatgtggaataagtcaaggggtatgaatactttctgaaggcactgtacatacaggTTAACCTAGTCAGGTTTCCAATGTGAAGACAGTTTGTGCATGCAGCTGCTGCTTTTCCTGGCCTACCTCCTACTTCCTCCTCATGTGAGCCCTCATAGCCAATCAGATGAGTTATAGCCAACACTCATTAGGCTCATTCAAATGTGATTGGCTATAGAGAACACTTACCCATCCCACATTTATGTGTAAACATCATATTGAGGCAGTGACAAAAAATCTGGGGCAGTGACATTTCTCTTCATGCAACAAATCTCTGCCTTGCTCCACCTTACTAGCCTGTGCCGTCCAAGAGAAACACCTCGCAAGAACTTCACAGCGATGGCCGCTCTCTAAGAGGGAAATAAACAAACGTCTTGATTTTCGCCGATTGTGAGGGGACACGGCTGATAAACTCTCTCTCTTAGTAGTGGCAGGAGTCCAAAGAAAGCAAATACTGATGGAGAAGCATAGACACAGGCACCACACCTCCAATTATCAAGCACATAAACCATATGAGTCGGCCATTACCTCCTGCTCCTGTGTTTACTGATCTAGTAAGGGCTTCGGGGCGTGACTTCTGTTGTCTAAACAATGGCCGGCGTCTTCTTTGTGCTTATGTCCAGGTTTTGGTCTGGTCCCAGGTAGAGTGGACTAGATGTTTCACATGAGAAGCTGAATGAACATGTCCATTCCCATAGCGACTCACTTCAGGAGGTTGGGAAGTGCTAGCTCGAGCTAGCTGAAGTTGAGCCAAGAAGTGACTCTCTGCTGAGATGCAGCACTGAGGATACAAGTTCCCACCAGTTTAGATGGGCTTTCATTTGGTCAATAAGACACCCCAGTTGCCCTTTTCAACCTTAAACTTGACATGAATCGTAATTCTTCGCCTTCCACTAATGCTAATGTTAAGTTTACTAATGCTAATTTTGTTAACATCTCACTTTGTCAAAACCCATGTTTCCATAGCCTTCACGATGTATGTTGATCAGCTGATATATCCTGAAAGGATCAAGTGATACACACCCTTGTCAAATATGAACACACACCACCTCAATCccactctcctctatctctgccacatacacacctacacacacacacacaaacaccaaggTATACCACTGAACTGAACTGACCCCATTCATTCCGGGGGTTATTTGAACGTTCAATTGATTCATACCTGTCACGTTGTGAGTGTGCTCTGCCATTGACGAGGCAGATAGGGACCTCTGAAGTTGTGATCGATCAGGTGTCTTTGTCTTtcatggaaggggggggggggggggggggggcggacggACGACgattcctgccacacacactagtCTTAGCTGAACCCTGTGTGGACCACTCCAATGTTTTTCCTGAAGGCCCCCTGAGTCTGATGACTCCAAAGGTCTGTGACCTGGTTCTAGTTCTCAGTTTCCTCTCCTTAAACTTGATTCCATGCACACCAGGAAGCCACTCTGGGTCTAGCTGGTGCACACTATACATTTGGTTTCCCCACCAGGAGTACAATGTAAGGGCCATTACTTTGGCAGAGACACAGTAGGCTAAGTAATTGCAGTATGAAATAATGATAGTCTTCGTGTTTGATATAGGAACTTAATATCAATGTCTTTAATAAAATAACTCCCTCTAAGTACCATCATAAAAGGGAATATTGGACTAGCTTGTGAGTTATGTAGTGATGGCATAGTAATACTGCTTTATAAGATAACATGTATGTGTGTAGACTATGTGATTATGGAGAGGCGAGTAGACAGGCAGTTGACAAGGAGGAGAGTGCTTATTGGAACACAGATCCAGGAGATGCATTTTAAATaggtacagtagacaggctgaGTCAGAGAAGAGCTTCATTTATGTCTTAGGAATACACATTATTCATTGTGAATTTCAGGCCTACTATAATGCATGATTATTAGGCATATTAGGCCTACATAAACAATGCAATACTgcacataattattattattattataatttgtattattattataattcttATTCATATTATTCTTATTCTTATGTTAATATTTTGGTTCTGACAATGTGAATAATTGAGGTATAAACCAAACAAAGGTATAAATAGTCAGTAGTGCTAAATACTTCAGGCCTATCTCATTAACATAAGGTACGGTTCAATTACTTAACTGGTCTATTTTGATCAATTTGACTATAGGCCTATGTATTAAACAATTATCATTGAAAGTGTTGCAGGGTGCTGGGCTGTGAAGCCACATACCCCAAATGTCCTATAATGGCTGCCGCATTATTGTTCATATCTCCCATTGTGTTCTCAGCGCCATTTTGCATCAGCATGACAGCAGCCATGAGCGCCGTTAGCTCAGTCATTCCCTCATGCTACAATGCTAGCTAAAGTAAGCTAAGCTAGGTCGGCTAGCCTACCATGCACCAAATTCCCACCAGGCTAGGCTAGACAAAAACAATAACTTGGCCAACACATTGTGTTCTGTATCAGCTCTTGATTATGAGGATTTCTCTTGGCTAACATCTTTACCCAAACAGTTTTATCAtatgtgtcgtgtttatttttgcaCAGAATTAATTCACAATAAGAATGCATTTGCCCCAGCAATATCTTATTGGAAGATAATAATTAAAACATTTCAATAATATTTAAAATAGCAAATTATTCGTTTTTGTTTCTTTAATACCCCAAAATCTGAAACCAACGGGCTATACAACCTTTGGAGATTCCATGTGTTGCCATATAATAGATTAAACCATCACAACATAATTGTGTGGAAATAATATTAACGACAATAATAATACtacttattattattaatattattagaATTATTATATCAACTGTGCAATAGCAAATTATGCATTTGCCAAGACCAGTAACAGATATTTGGTAGACCAATACATCTCAAACAATCTCTAATTGCAATATTTCTATATGTTTCTTATCTGAAATAATTGTTTCAATTATCATCTATCAAAAATAAATGCACTTTCCATTTACTAGTAACTACATAATCAAAAACACTTAGGCCACATTATAAAAGTTGGTTTTTATTTCAACTATGAAAATAATGTACAATAAATAATTTGAAATTTACTATTAAAGAATCTCAATAAATAAACTAATTCTAAACCTCATCAACAGGATCAACGCCCGTCTCGAGATCATTTCTAAAAGCAGTTCAACTATCCTTTAGGCTTATATATCTGATAGGCCTACATTTCCTGAGAATTAAAAGATTGAGCTGCACTGAACAGTTTAGAAACATTAAGGAGACAGTATAGTCTTTTACTGTAACTGCCAATTAATACTGTCAGAAAACAAGAAGGCAATAAATACCTGAAATTTGAACAAGGGGAAATCCGTATGTGATTTCGATGGAGTAAACCAAAATTATAATGCCAGGAAAGGACATAATAGCTCCTTTGCTATCTCAGGTTCTATGTTATCTTCAAACCCAGGAATCTTTTTCATAAATGTGTTTCAGGACTGTTGCCGAGAAGTATTCACACCATTGTAAGACGGTGGGACATTCCCCTTAATTCGATTGTTCTGTACTATTCTTGTTGTTAGAACTGTAAATGTTGTAAATCTATTGTACAAAGTGTGCTCGTAAATAAGTCAAAGTCCGCCTCGGAGAAATCTACCGGGCTGTCGAGCGAGCTCTGCAAGCTGGGCGATAAAGCGTCAGAAATCTGGAGGCAGGAATCAGCAGAAAAGAAATTCAAATCGGGTAGGGAGGAGGCGTCCTGCTGCTCTGAAAAAGAATGATCCGGGCCAGATGCGCCACCGTCGCCCATTGTTGCGGGGTTATCTGCAGTGGGCGTTGGGAACTGGGTCGACCGCACTGTTGTGTCAGAGACTGATGCGGGCTCCTGGCAGCTCAGCTGGCCTTCCTCAGGCGTGGGCTGGTTATTGTCACTGCTGTTCGTGTAGGAGGCTGCCGAGTTACACGTCTCCTCCTCGGACGCAGCCGAGCCCGAGGCTTCCAGTGGCTGGCTCGAGTAAGGCGAGGACGCATCGGCACCTTCCAGGGGCTCGAACCCGCCGGGGTCGCCCTCTTGGCCTTCCCTGTGGTGTGTCGTTTGCCGCTTGTGCTTCATCCTCCGGTTCTGGAACCACACTTTGACCTGTCTCTCGGTTAGATCCAGAAGGGCAGCTATCTCCACCCGCCGGGGCCGACAGAGATATTTGTTGAAGTGGAACTCCTTCTCCAGCTCCAGTAGCTGCGTGTTGGTGTAGGCAGTCCTCAGCCTCCGGGATCCGCTTCCGCTGTCCAGTCCACCCTGCGCCTCTGCAAGAGCCCAGACATAGAACATAAATAAGTCCAAAATAGCAAGCTAATAGGGTTGAGCCTAGACATTTGGCACGCAGCTACTGAAAACCATAAAAATGAACGAGGCGTATCAAAATCCCAATAGGCCTTCCACACGTGCATTGTTTTCAAATGACTGCAGTGCTTCTCTGATGTCAGTGTATCAGGTTTGCAGAGAACACGCGTTATTCATCTAAGCCCCATATTTTGTTTTGTCCCATTGCCTCCACGTTATATACTGACATCCAACGTGGCTACCCCAAACCCCGAGACATGGTTATGAATATATATCATTAAGACAGCACTGACACTGACTGCGATTCAATCGTTATTCTGGGACAAGATTTGCAATCTGTATCTTGAGAAATGCAACTTGATCAccaagaatacacacacacacacatccgcaTTATGCATAGAATATCTGACACAC
It encodes:
- the LOC129828653 gene encoding homeobox protein Hox-B2a-like; the protein is MNFEFEREIGFINSQPSLAECLTSFPAVLESFQTSSIKDSTVIPPPFEHTIPSLSPCTSSQARPRNQKRTSNGLQLRTPQPQQGPAPPASAAGPLAHEFPWMKEKKSSKKGPKSGNATVASSSPSPASSGYATAGLESPTEAQGGLDSGSGSRRLRTAYTNTQLLELEKEFHFNKYLCRPRRVEIAALLDLTERQVKVWFQNRRMKHKRQTTHHREGQEGDPGGFEPLEGADASSPYSSQPLEASGSAASEEETCNSAASYTNSSDNNQPTPEEGQLSCQEPASVSDTTVRSTQFPTPTADNPATMGDGGASGPDHSFSEQQDASSLPDLNFFSADSCLQISDALSPSLQSSLDSPVDFSEADFDLFTSTLCTIDLQHLQF